Part of the Paenibacillus sp. JNUCC32 genome is shown below.
GTCTCCGTAGGACGGAATGACCCAAGGATTCTCGTCCACATACATTCTTTTGAAGTTCGGCAGCATGTCGACATATTCGTTAATGGCAACGACCGCTTTCTGCTTGCCGATCTTCTTCAGCTCCGGAGGCGTCAATCCGTGGATGATGTCCGGGAGCTTGCCGGATGCAACGGTTACTTTCAGCTTGTCTTGAAACGTAGCCGAAGAATAGGGTTGGAAATTCACTTTGATGCCGGTACGCTTCTCGATCTCCTTGGCAAGCAAGGAATCGTTCAGGTTGGTCTTCTCGCTGACGACCATCCAATTGATCGTTGTCGGTTTATCGACCAGCGGAAGCGCGAGACCGCCAGTATCCCCATATTGATCCGGATCTGCCGGTGCCGTTGGAGGTGCTGTTTCTCCGTCCGTTCCGGGAGCTGCCTCTTTATTTCCTCCGCTGCATGCGGCCAAGATTGAAATGATTAATGTGAACACGAGTGCCATGCGAAACCATTTTTTTGTCATTTGCGTTCCTCCTCTAAATCCATCATTTGAATGCGGCTGACTGAATCTGTGCGATCGCTACTCTACCCCCGTCATTTCTTCTCATCTGTGTGTCTGCTTACTCATCCGGTCTACGTTTGTAAATCAAGATGCTTCCTATCATGCCTCCTTGTTGACGAAGATCCCGGCCTGTCGCAGGAATATTCTAAAATGATCGGGCATCCGCTGCCGAGGGTCCGGCACGGAATTTTCTACCCATCCACATCATAAAAACGCTTCCATGATTCGTAAAGAAGCGTATTTCTGCGAGATGGCGTTTTTTCTTCTTCAAGCGGGCGAAATGCCGAAAACCCGCATAACATCAGGCTTTTTGAGCATGTGGAAAATGCTAAAGCGGTAGAAATAGATAAAAAAATAGAGGGATTTCATCACGAAATCCCTCACGGAAGATGTTAAATTTCTTCTCTTCCCCATCGTATATTCATGAAGCAGAACATCATCGGCGTCCATCAAAACGGGTGTGAATTCAATCACTCGTTTCTTCTTTTTTCGCTTTGGCACCCTGCTCCCGCAATTTTTTGCCTTCCTTGCCGTATAGATCCTTCAGGATTTTCTTGCCGGTCGGCGTCTGCGCAAGTCCGCCCTTCGCCGTTTCCCTGTGCTTGGACGGCATGGCCGTGCCAACCTCCAGCATCACGTCGATCACTTCGTCGGATGGAATGACGCTGCGCACGCCGGCAAGCGCCATATCCGATGCCGCCAGCGCCGTCACGGCGCCGAAGCCGTTGCGCACGATGCAAGGAATCTCGACAAGCCCGCCCACCGGGTCGCAGATAAGTCCCAAGGAATTCTTTAGCGCAAGCCCGACGGCGTGAACAGCCTGCTCCGGCGTCCCTCCCCGCAGCTCCGTCAAAGCGCCTGCCGCCATACCGATAGCTGAGCCGACTTCAGCTTGGCAGCCGCCCTCCGCACCGGAAATAAACGAGTTATTGGCAATGACGTAGCCGATTGCGCCAGCGCTGAACAGCCCCATCACCAAATGCTCGTCTTCCCAGCCGAAGCGTTCCTGCGTGCTGACGAACACCCCGGGAATAATGCCGCATGAGCCCGCCGTCGGCGTCGCCACGATGCGCCCCATGGAGGCATTCACCTCGGACACGGACAGGGCGTAGGCCAGCGCCGTGCAAGCGTCGGTACCAAGCGCGGGTACCCCGCTGCTCATATATTGATGAACGCGCACGGCATCGCCGCCGGTCAGGCCGCTTTTGGAAGGGACGGGTTCATGGATTCCCCGGTGCACCGCTTCCTTCATGATGCCGTAGTAATCGGCCATTTGCTTGAACGTCTCGTCCCGGCTTTTCCCCGTTTCCTTGATCTGTTCATTTAGCATCAGCTGGCCGATCGTCACCTGATCCTCCCGGCAGCATGCAATGATCTGCTCCAGCGTAGAAAACTTCATGACTGCGCCTCCTCTACTGTCAAATCCGCGATGACGACCCGATGCACGCTCGGCAGTCCTTCGATATGCTTCATCAATTCGGCCGGAACCGCTTCGTCCGACTCCACCACCGTCATGGCATCGCCGCCCCTTCCCTTGCGGTCCACGTCCATATAGGCAATGTTGACGCCGCCGGCCTCCAGGAGCCGGGTGATATGCGCGACCATGCCCGGCGTATCGTCATGAAAGACCAGCAGCACCGGATAATTCATCGTAAACTTGACGTCGAAACCGTTCACGCGCAGCATTTCCACGCTGCCTCCGCCAATGGAAGCGCCCGCAATGACATCGGTATGATCGCCGTCGGTCAGCCTCAGCTCCACGGTATTCGGGTGAAAGGCCACATTCTGTGCCGTCTTGAAGGTAAGTTCAATGCCTGCCGCTTCGGCAAGCTCGATCGAATTCCGGATGCGCATATCGTCCGTGGCAAAATCAAGCAGCCCGCCGACGACAGCCAGATCGGTGCCGTGGCCGCGGTAGGTTTCGGCAAAAGATCCATAGAACACAATTTCCGCCTGATCGGGGAATGCTCCAAATATGCGCCGCGCGGCTCTTCCGATCCGCACGGCCCCAGCGGTATGGGAGCTGGAAGGCCCCACCATGCTGGGCCCAATAATAGAAAACACATCTTTAAACCGCATGCGCGATTCCCCACTTTCGACTATTCTGCCCTCATTGTATCAGTCTGCCAGCCAACTTTCCAAGTGCTCCCGAATAAAATCGTCATCGTTTAAATGGGGATAGTCCCGGTAGACCCGATCAATCTCTTCCGATTGTCCGGGAGACAGCGTTTCATGCGGATTCAGGCACCATGTGCCTTGCAGCAGTCCCTGTCTGCGGAGCACCTCATGAATGCCCGGGATGCAGCCCGCAAACTGATGCGCGGGATCGAAGAAGGCCGCATTGGAGTCGGTAATCTCGACGTTGCGCGTCAGCCATTCCTTTGCGAACTGCTCCTGCTTGCGCGCCTCTTTGATTTCCTCCAGCAGCTCCACAGCTTTCCTGGTCCAGACCGCCCAGTGACCGAGCAGACCGCCGACGATAGGCTTGGCGACCGGCGTTCCGTCCACCTGGAATCGATAGGTCGTCAGCAAATCGTTGACGATGTTATCGTCATTCCCCGTATAGAGCGCAATATCGTCTCTGCGGCTCGAATAACAGACGGCACGAACGACGTCAATCGTCTGATAGCGGTTGAAGGGGGCCATCTTGATCGCTACGATATTCGGAATTTCTGCGAAGGCACGCCAGAATTCGAAGGAGAAGATGTTGCCGCCAACCGATGGCTGAAGATAGAACCCGATCACCGGCATTCTCTGCGCGATCTCTTCCGTGCGCTTCAGAATATCCTCTTCGCTCCAGCCGCTTAACCCGCCCATGCTGAGCAGGACGGCATCATAGCCGAGCCTGCGGGCGATCTCCGTTTCCTCCACGGCTTGCTCCGTGGGGCCGCACACGCCGGCCACCATCAAGAAGGGGCGGTCAAGCTCCGCCCTGCGGACCTCTTCCGCCGCCAACCGCAGCACCGGTTCATACAAGTCGATGCCTTTATCGCGGATCTCGAATTGGGTAGAGTGAACGCCGACCGCCACACCGCCCGCACCGGATGCGGCGTAATAACGGGTCAACGCCCGCTGGCGGCGTTCGTCCAGCTTCCGGTTCTCGTCCAAAGCCAGCGGATGCGCCGGTATGACGAGCCCTTCGTGAAGAGCTTTCAGCTTCTCGGGGGCCAACCTCTGCATTGCAGGAATCTGTCCGCTCATTAGAATTTCCCCTTTCTCTCTTGGAAGTGCGTCGGCTTGTTCCAGCTCTCGCCG
Proteins encoded:
- the sdaAA gene encoding L-serine ammonia-lyase, iron-sulfur-dependent, subunit alpha, coding for MKFSTLEQIIACCREDQVTIGQLMLNEQIKETGKSRDETFKQMADYYGIMKEAVHRGIHEPVPSKSGLTGGDAVRVHQYMSSGVPALGTDACTALAYALSVSEVNASMGRIVATPTAGSCGIIPGVFVSTQERFGWEDEHLVMGLFSAGAIGYVIANNSFISGAEGGCQAEVGSAIGMAAGALTELRGGTPEQAVHAVGLALKNSLGLICDPVGGLVEIPCIVRNGFGAVTALAASDMALAGVRSVIPSDEVIDVMLEVGTAMPSKHRETAKGGLAQTPTGKKILKDLYGKEGKKLREQGAKAKKEETSD
- the sdaAB gene encoding L-serine ammonia-lyase, iron-sulfur-dependent subunit beta translates to MRFKDVFSIIGPSMVGPSSSHTAGAVRIGRAARRIFGAFPDQAEIVFYGSFAETYRGHGTDLAVVGGLLDFATDDMRIRNSIELAEAAGIELTFKTAQNVAFHPNTVELRLTDGDHTDVIAGASIGGGSVEMLRVNGFDVKFTMNYPVLLVFHDDTPGMVAHITRLLEAGGVNIAYMDVDRKGRGGDAMTVVESDEAVPAELMKHIEGLPSVHRVVIADLTVEEAQS
- a CDS encoding dihydrodipicolinate synthase family protein, producing MSGQIPAMQRLAPEKLKALHEGLVIPAHPLALDENRKLDERRQRALTRYYAASGAGGVAVGVHSTQFEIRDKGIDLYEPVLRLAAEEVRRAELDRPFLMVAGVCGPTEQAVEETEIARRLGYDAVLLSMGGLSGWSEEDILKRTEEIAQRMPVIGFYLQPSVGGNIFSFEFWRAFAEIPNIVAIKMAPFNRYQTIDVVRAVCYSSRRDDIALYTGNDDNIVNDLLTTYRFQVDGTPVAKPIVGGLLGHWAVWTRKAVELLEEIKEARKQEQFAKEWLTRNVEITDSNAAFFDPAHQFAGCIPGIHEVLRRQGLLQGTWCLNPHETLSPGQSEEIDRVYRDYPHLNDDDFIREHLESWLAD